tttgtgtgtgtactttttacacaatttttctccccaatttcgttatatgcaaattggtagttacagccttgtcccatcgctgctcCCGTACAGACTCYggagaggtgaaggtcgagaatGTGTGCCTAACGGCATCTCTAAGTTATACTCTTCAAGAATCAAATGGGCATACGTCATTAACTTATACGTCCAACAATGGATGTGGCAACTAAGTACTCTAGCTTTAAGTGAGAAACACAGGAATCGTTATGTTTGTCATTGAATAGCTTTAAAGAGATGCGGTATTCACCTTCCTAGGAATGTCAAAGTGGAGACRCTGGGAAAGGCTAAATTATGCATTTTGATGACATGAGACAAAATACATAACAAACAGCGCaacatttttttcccccaaacaCATATTTGTTTGGTGGTTTCAATTGAGTAATGCACTGTTTAAACATGTTCCGTTACCATCCAATGAGTGTCTGGTTCTGGTTAGCATKATTTGCATCATTCCATTTCAGGCGTAGTGAAGTCTAAGCCAAACAGAGGTCAATTTAAGAAGCAGAGAGCATGACGAGGAGAAATTAACGGAAGAGCAAATTTGATTATATCATCCTTCTCAAGCCACTCTTCATCCATATGTCAGTCATGCGATTAACAAACCCATGAAAAACAGAAAATATATATGATTCTGCTCATTCGAGGTTGGGGACAGGGTGGGCAGCATGCGTAGTAAATGCATTAACCCACAAAACAAGGAAATGAGAAGGAGAACCAAAAGGAAAAGTGCTCAAGGGGTAAAAAGACAGGGGTTCACACAGTGAAGTGTGGTAGCCATAGTGAAGGGGACGGAGGTTAGTACATTCAGTTCCCCAGGAGGAAACAGCAAGGCGGAGGAGTTTCACAGAGGATTTGGAGAAAAGAGAGGGCTTCAATTGGCCAAAGAATGCCAAGTGATGCAGTGAGTGACAGACGTTGTTTGTGGGGTCATGCCAGTCAGCCAACTTccgacagacagatggagaggacagagagaggcgagTGGCgaacaaagaaaaataaataagagGGAAAGATAGAGGGAAGCAGGGAGGTACGTTGGTTTGTGTTTRGTGGTTAGTGCTCGGCGGGAGTCAGAGACTTCTTACAGAAAGCCACCGTCTCAAAGTCAGTGATATGAACCGCACCTGAAGATGACTGTTCCGAGGTGTCTGGGGCCATCTCTGGGGCAGTGGCCAGCTCAGACAGGCTCTGGTCATTCTCCAGGACAGGGGCAAGAGTGGCGGCAGGGGTCTCCTCctcatctgggtcagatggtacAGGGAAGGAAGAACGAGTCAGACACATTATTTGATTTTTACCACAGCCTTCAAGTGGTCATAAATATAAAAAAGTCAATGCTGCTTTGCCTGCATTTATATTCTGTGTGTAATTCAGCCCTATGGGATCTTCTAGTCTCCATTTTAACAAGAAAGGCAGAGTGCAGTCGAAAACATGAtattcatgtgttttatatatatttctggaggctggaataatattgtgaaatagtgaaaattatgataatgcccttttagtgtaagagctgtttgaaaagaccacctgaaattctGCCTGTTTAGGTGGGATGGAGttctggcctgcctggtgacatcaagcCAATTAGTTAATAYACCAATAAGAAAGAAAGTTCTTTCTTAATAACactaataacagctagttttgagtttttccctccccactcagaccactcacagacggtcctagcaaaattctttcttctttgctaagaagctatttttgtttctttttgaccactttaattgaaaacaattagtaaggtacttcattgttacccagaaatgatttgatattgagataaaaacagctggttTGCAGTGTGATAACTACCCTCTGTGGGGGTAGCAGGTGTCTCCTGGGctggtggagtggtggtggtCTCCTCTTTCTCTGGAAGGTCAGTGGGTGTAGCAGGTGTCTCCTGGGCTGGTGGAGTGGTAGGGGGTTCCTCTTTCTCTGAAGGTCAAGTGGGTGTAGCAGGTGTCTCCTGGGctggtggagtggtggtggtCTCCTCTTTCTCTGGAGGTCAGTGGGTGTTAGCAGGTGTTCCTGGGCTTGGTGGAGTGGTGGTGGTCTCCTCTTTCTCTGGGAGGTCAGTGGGGGTAGGCAGGTGTCTCCTGGGctggtggagtggtggtggtCTCCTCTTCTCTGGGAGGTCAGTGGGGGTAGCGTGTCTCtgggtggtggagtggtggtggtCTCCTCTTTCTCTGGGAGGTCGTGGGGGGTAGCAGGTGTCTTCTGGGctggtggagtggtggtggtCTCCTCTTTCCTGGGAGGTCAGTGGGGGGTAGTAGGTGTCTCCTGGGCTGGTGGAGTGTGGTGGTCTCCTCTTTCTCTGGGAGGTCAGTGGGGGTAGCAGGTGTCTCTGGGATGGTGGAGTGGGTGGTGGTCTCGCCTCTTTCTCTGGGAGGTCAGTGGGGGTAGCAGGTGTCTCCTGGGctggtggagtggtggtggtCTCCTCTTTCTCTGGGAGGTCAGTGGAGGTAGAGACAAGttctaatgatgatgatgatgatacaggAGTTTTTTCCTGGATCAGAGTTTCCTCCGGTGGAGCAGCAGTGACCACAACTGTGAGTTATAGAGAACgatagggggggtggggggtatgaGTGTGGATAAAGAAAACCCAGAACAGACAACTGACAGAATGCTGAGCATCAAAATACACATATTCTTCTGATCAACTTTGCTGGTTTATCCTGAATTAAAATGGTAGCACATTCAACAGCATGCCAAATGTACGTTATGCTCTTGCAATATAATACAACCGTCAAACCAGTATATAAATATCTGTACCTGTCCGtgtgtccctctccttctctggctCTGCTGGCTTGCTGGGACTGGGggttgggctggggctggagtTGCGGTTGTCTTCTTGGACCTTAACCTGGGCAGGGCTTCCCTCAGTGCTAGGCGGTTTCAGGTGGTTCTCCKCCATACTGATCCGGGGGGACTgcatctccatctcctccccccaGTCTGTGACCGGCTGGTGGCCGTCcaggggagagaaggggctgAGGGGCTTGGGGCCAGCGGGGGAGTCCTGAGCCTCCTGTTGGGAGGGGATATAGACCTTGGGCCTCGGGGTGCGCTGCTCTTTAGGACTGGCTGTggaggggggagtggagggaggagatgaggtggCGGCGGACTTCCCTGCTGTAGTTTCTGGGCGAGGTCCCTTCGTCGGGGACTGTCCGTCTTCCCCTTCCTCATCCCCCTCATCGTCTCCCTCCGAGTCATCAACCCCGTCCATATCATCGTCCTCTTCGTCGCTGGCATCCTCCCactcatcctcatcctcttctgCGTCAccactcttctcctccatctaAGAGGGAAAGAAACAGACAAGTCACCTCTTAATGTGGATCATGGAAAGAGATCATGTTCAAAAACAACACAGGCATACATGTGCTTTAACACAGACCCCAGTGTAGGGTAGTGGGAGACGACATACCTTTTTTGATGAGGGAGCTTTGGGCTTCGCTTCCTCCTTCTGagtcttctcctccttcttgggtttgtcttccttctctttctcctcgtccttctccttctccccgtCCTCCTCCTTCTCCGCCTCCCAGCGGTTATCGTGCATGCTGTCAAAGAGATCCAGTCATTGGAATGGAGAGGAACCAAAACAACAGATGCAGTCAGAGCCTTAGAAGAGAAGCTATACCTgtagctctgtctctgtcctcgtcCCCTACCCCGCTCTCCACGGCCCCCCTCCCTGGGTCCTCTACCCTGCCCCAGGAAGTCTCCGAACGTGGGAGCCTTGGGAGGCGCCTTCACCTCGTCTGCGGGAAGTAaaggatgagggaggaagagagttcAGTTTAGAGGGGTTGGGGTGGAAGACTAGGTTTCAAGACCTTGAAAACAAATTAATGGCAGCCCCAGTACTGACACAGCAGCGCTGCTCtgaaatggcatcatattccctttatagttaactacttttgaccaggacccatagggctctagttaagagtagtgcactaataagggaatagggtgccatttgggggacacACATTTGTCTATTCGTCACTTTGTTGGATGGGTTGTAAAGAGCTGCTGGGTTTCgaggaagggatggagaaagaCTGCAACACATAGCAGCTCAGAGACGCCACAGAGCGACAACtgtgagacaaacacacacggacacacagccAAAGCAAGTGCATTCAATGAGGGAGGCTAGTTCCATCCTCGGGAGAGCATCTGAGGGGCAAGGCATATATTCAGACTACAGACACACTAGTATTCCAGGCTAGGTTGTGCTTGATCAACCCCAGTGGCGGCATTCCATGGTTGTCTAGAAGTCAGACGTGATGTCTAGAATAGGGCtcagtcccaaatagcacctctATTacctatgtagttcactacttggGAATCGGATGCCGTTCGGGACACAACCTAACACACACCAGAATGCGGGGGGACACACACGGAACACACACCAACTCAGTCCCATGCCATTGGCTAACCTGAGGCCCCGCCGTGAGGCTGCGTGCGGGAGCCACGCCCCCTGGCTGTGGGGAGGACACACAGAGTGACATCACTCACATCACTACACACAGGGCCACCACAACAACACTATCTACcatatacacaaataatacacTATGTTAATGGGGCCTGGATAAAAGTGTTCTTCAAATGAGAGTGTTGCTCCGACAAAGCATCAACGTGTCTAAGGGAAAGGTTTGAAgtgttgtttgtgtgcatgcactTATACGTGAATGGGTGAACGTGTTTGtttgggacagagagggagaaagggttgAGTAKAGTCCGCCGTCCTTGTCCGTCAGTGATTGTGGAACAGTGGTAACTAACAACGCCTTGTCATCGGAGTCTGGGGGTCGGGGGTGTGACTTGCCTCTCCTTCTGCCTCCCTGGTCTGGCAGCATGGCCTCTGCAGCCACAGCTGGGTCCTCCTTAAACCTGTGAAAGCGCCACAGGGTCAGACCTTCTCACCCTGTCACACTGCATCACCACTGGACCTGTCAATCCCTACCTGCCACCACCCCCACACCTATCGCACCTTCACAAGAAACAGAGACATGCCTAAAGGACCATCAGACTTGTGAACATATTCCTTAGCAGTGTAATGCCGCTTTCCATGTTATCTGTCTGTAGCTTGTCaggtgtggaaacactgttgCTGTTATGCATTTTGTTTTCTTGCTTTTTGTGCTATTGCGCTGTCTATCTGTCTGATACGTGTAGTTTGTCCTATGCTGCTCTGCATGTGCTCGCAGCTCATCGTTTATCTGTATTCTTAATAACCTGCCGAGGGACTTGCGGTTGAAAATTWgccggctggctaaaactggcacttttactgaaacgttgatgaatgtgcactgtccctgtaaaaataaaaaataaactcaaacgcAACCCCTTCTCACGGCCAAGCCTCTGACCAGCCTCCCCAACATGCACCTGTACGGACCTCCTAATCTCACATGGCCTCATGCTCTCATGGCTAAAGAAAGAGCTAAAGAGAGGATGTGTtgaatgtgattcacatttatcCACTATTATTTAGATATGTGCTAATCCAGACATCTTGCTCCTGTGGTTCTCCCTTTCTGGGCTGCATCTCAGGATGTACAGTAAATTGAACACAACATCTAAAACATGAAGTGTGGCATCCGGTAATAATGAGATACTTAGGAGCGGTGTTGTCATTCTTGGGCTTCAGTATGCCCTGTCTGGTTTGGTTCACTGAATGCCTGCTGTTGTGGTGTTTTTGTGAATAAAGCCCTGGCTGTCTCCGTGATCAGAGCGTGTCAGTGGTGTTAGCGGTCCTCCTCCAGTCAGTCACTCACAAGCCGTCAGTCTTCTGGGCGTCCCATTCCCGTCTCCACTGGCCTGTGGCGTTCCTGTGCCTGGCCAGACGCTCCTCGTCAATCTCCTCACGCTCCTTCTTCCAGCGGAGGTACTCGGCCCGCTCCCGCCCCGTCATAGACATGGTCATATCCATGGAGCCCTTAGGGCCTCCTGGTCTCCGActctgttggagagagagaaagtgtaaaGTAGCAGGATGTAAGAGAGAAGGGAATTAATAGCACGATGCAGAGAAAAAGGAAAGTCATTATAGACGGATAAATCAAACTTTGTTCTAATTTTGAATAAAGGAATCGtttcaacaaaaagaagaagacaaaCACAGAACATTTGACCGATCATGTCTTCTACAAAACAGAACAGAGCACTCACTGTCCACTCCTTCTCCAGCTCAGATCCCGTCTTCACATTGTCAAAGTCTACTCCGCCCCAGTTTCGGACATGTCGGCGGCTGCCCTCCTTGCGGTCCATGTCCGGGACTGGGCCGGAGCGCCGTGGGTCATCCAGGAAGTTACGGATGGGCTTGTCTCCCTCGGCAGGCTGCAGAAGGATTCCAAAGACAGCACCCTTACATTATCTATTTCAGGTCTTCAACGCTAAACTGTCATCAAATAATCTGATTGTAATCCGATTTTTACAAAATGGCTTCCTGTACATACCCTTTGTCCTCTTTCAAACTCTGCAATCTTCTCCATCTCCTCGTTCATCTTCTCAATGTTCTGCCTCCTTTTCTCCTCCCACTCCTACAGAGAGGCACAATATTTTAGAAAGAATAAAGAGAATAGAGGAGTATGCCATCCCAATTRGCTAAATTTCACACCCATATATTCTAAAtcttgttcagtctttttgttcaaTTACTATAGTATGTACTCATCTTCCCATTACTCATGTCATTGCAAAGTAaccaacatcatcatcaccaagaTAAACAGTACAACCATCATTATGGTTATGTGWagttaaccgaccctctctgcccattcatcaccatttcacctgttgttgttttagctgattagctgttgttgtctcacccgttgttgtcttagctagctctccaaatcaacacctgcgattactttatgcctcgatgtatgtctctctcatatgtcaatatgccttgtatactgtttaggttagttatcattgttttagtttacaatggagcccctagtaTCACTCATTATACCTCTGaaacctcctttgtcccacctcccacacatgcggtgacctcacccattgagaccagcatgtccagagatacaacctctcttggcatcactcagtgcctgggcttacctccgctgtacccgcaccccgccatacccctgtctgcacattatgccctgaatctattctaccacgccctgaaatctgctccttttattctttgtccccaacgctctaggcgaccagttttgatagcctttagccataccctcatcctactcctcctctgttcctcaggtgatgtggaggtaaacccaggccctgcgtgtccccaggcaccctcatttgttgacttctgtgatcgaaaaagccttcgtttcatgcatgtcaacatcagaagcctcctccctaagtttgttttactcactgctttaggacactctgccaaccctgatgtccttgccgtgtctgaatcctagcttaggaaggccaccaacaattctgagatttccaactacaacattttccgtcaagataaaactgccaaagggggaggagttgcaatctactgcagagatagcctgcaaagttctgtcatactttccaggtctatacccaaacagtttgaacttctaattttaaaaattaacctctccagaaataagtatcTCACTGTTGCCGTCTGCTATCGACCCAcctccgctcccagctgtgccctggacaccatttgtgaattgatcgccccccatctagcttcagagttcgttctgttaggtgacctaaactgggatatgcttaacaccccggcagtcctacaatctaagctagatgccctcaatctcacacaaatcatcaaggaacccaccagatacaaccctaaatccgtaaacatgggcaccctcatagacattatcctgaccaacttgccctccaaatacacctccgctgttttcaatcaggatctcagcgatcactgcctcattgcctgtatccgctacgggtccgcggtcaaacgaccccccctcatcactgtcaaacgctccctaaaacacttctgcgagcaggcctttctaatcaacctggcccgggtatcctggaaggatattgacctcatcccgtcagtcaaggatgcctggtcattctttaaaagtaatttcctcaccatcttagataagcatgccccgttcaaaaaaatgcagaactaagaacagatatagcccttggttcactccagacctgactgcccctgaccagcacaaaaacatcctgtggcggactgcaatagcattgaatagtccccgcgatatgcaactgttcagggaagtcaggaaccaatacacgcagtcagtcaggaaagcaaaggctagctttttcaagcagaaattcacatcctgtagctctaactccaaaaagctttgggacactgtaaagtccatggagaacaagagcacctcctcccagctgcccactgcactgaggctaggtaacacggtcaccactgataaatccatgataatcgaaaatttcaataagcatttctcaacggctggccatgccttcc
This genomic interval from Salvelinus sp. IW2-2015 linkage group LG22, ASM291031v2, whole genome shotgun sequence contains the following:
- the LOC111949407 gene encoding coiled-coil domain-containing protein 9, yielding MSTVVDLKTKEEKDAELDRRIEALRKKNEALVRRYQEIEEDKKKAEQEGIAVKTHPPRKGRPHDGPPEGDRWRTEKENFTVTVDLSKPAGEKRVINDWKQGPPRGRRDSEEGDGPRAQGESPPRRAASGRLSRGGQRGGGPRQERREQRPDRPLADPRQAHDRPPREDRGPPREDRGPPREDRGPPREDRGPPREDRGPPREDRGPPREERGQVMEGPGEGPGRSERAPRGGRRGRGGRGGREREGGGPQGGDRKSKEWEEKRRQNIEKMNEEMEKIAEFERGQRPAEGDKPIRNFLDDPRRSGPVPDMDRKEGSRRHVRNWGGVDFDNVKTGSELEKEWTSRRPGGPKGSMDMTMSMTGRERAEYLRWKKEREEIDEERLARHRNATGQWRREWDAQKTDGLFKEDPAVAAEAMLPDQGGRRRDEVKAPPKAPTFGDFLGQGRGPREGGRGERGRGRGQRQSYSMHDNRWEAEKEEDGEKEKDEEKEKEDKPKKEEKTQKEEAKPKAPSSKKMEEKSGDAEEDEDEWEDASDEEDDDMDGVDDSEGDDEGDEEGEDGQSPTKGPRPETTAGKSAATSSPPSTPPSTASPKEQRTPRPKVYIPSQQEAQDSPAGPKPLSPFSPLDGHQPVTDWGEEMEMQSPRISMXENHLKPPSTEGSPAQVKVQEDNRNSSPSPTPSPSKPAEPEKERDTRTVVVTAAPPEETLIQEKTPVSSSSSLELVSTSTDLPEKEETTTTPPAQETPATPTDLPEKEARPPPTPPSQRHLLPPLTSQRKRRPPHSTSPGDTYYPPLTSQERGDHHHSTSPEDTCYPPRPPRERGDHHHSTTQRHATPTDLPEKRRPPPLHQPRRHLPTPTDLPEKEETTTTPPSPGTPANTH